A DNA window from Micromonospora sp. NBC_01739 contains the following coding sequences:
- a CDS encoding type II toxin-antitoxin system RelE family toxin: MKVQIDRDVLVWLHKQPRKVFLTVLSAILGLVSDPVPQNSTEMRDGSGRRLRVGDYRILYRLDRDELTIHAVGHRKDVYT, translated from the coding sequence GTGAAGGTTCAAATCGACCGGGACGTGCTGGTCTGGCTGCACAAGCAGCCACGCAAAGTGTTCCTGACCGTCCTGAGCGCAATCCTCGGCTTGGTCTCCGACCCTGTGCCACAGAACTCGACCGAGATGCGCGACGGATCCGGGCGTCGGCTGCGCGTCGGTGACTACCGGATCCTCTACCGCCTCGACCGCGACGAGTTGACCATCCACGCCGTCGGGCACCGCAAGGACGTCTACACCTAA
- a CDS encoding type II toxin-antitoxin system Phd/YefM family antitoxin encodes MMRITLREFRDGAGRVLDGVERTGEPVIITKYERPVAVLVGIDEWEEIEAFRDHRDAAVIARSRAEGQFVPLSAALESLGVDPREVEALLADRANGEAA; translated from the coding sequence ATGATGAGGATTACGCTGCGGGAGTTCCGTGATGGCGCGGGTCGTGTGTTGGACGGGGTTGAGCGCACCGGTGAGCCGGTCATCATCACGAAGTACGAACGGCCTGTCGCCGTGCTGGTCGGCATCGACGAGTGGGAGGAGATCGAGGCGTTCCGGGACCATAGGGACGCTGCGGTGATCGCTCGTTCCCGTGCCGAGGGACAGTTCGTGCCGCTGTCGGCGGCTTTGGAGTCGCTCGGGGTTGATCCTCGTGAGGTGGAGGCGCTGCTGGCTGACCGGGCCAATGGTGAGGCGGCGTGA
- a CDS encoding transposase codes for MRRILDLYDHPPVGGRVICVDEFGPLNLQPRPGRAWRFQGQPARLRATYTRDQGVRHMIAALDLATGRLHYRIRDRKRWREFLRFLKTLRRRWPDQKLSLICDNFSPHWIEAEFAAVRYFALNAIDHRSHTEQDAAIGGYIRWRNQRARPKSGFAAGSKIRHPDYPYWPDGQDGIRSWSSDD; via the coding sequence ATGCGCCGGATCCTGGACCTCTACGACCACCCACCCGTCGGCGGCAGGGTGATTTGCGTCGACGAATTCGGGCCGCTGAACCTGCAACCACGCCCCGGCCGGGCCTGGCGATTCCAGGGACAGCCGGCACGGCTGCGCGCCACCTACACCCGCGACCAGGGCGTTCGGCACATGATCGCCGCCCTCGACCTGGCCACCGGCCGCCTGCACTACCGCATCCGCGATCGCAAACGCTGGCGCGAGTTCCTCCGTTTCCTCAAGACCCTGCGCCGCCGCTGGCCCGACCAGAAGCTCTCTCTGATCTGCGACAACTTCTCCCCGCACTGGATCGAAGCCGAGTTCGCCGCAGTGCGCTACTTCGCTCTCAACGCAATCGACCACCGCAGCCACACGGAGCAGGACGCCGCCATCGGCGGCTACATCCGCTGGCGCAACCAGCGAGCCCGACCGAAATCCGGATTTGCCGCCGGCTCCAAGATCCGCCACCCGGATTACCCGTATTGGCCGGATGGTCAGGATGGCATAAGAAGCTGGAGTTCGGATGACTAG
- a CDS encoding APC family permease has protein sequence MDQLARRLGVPDAVVIGLGSMLGAGVFVVFAPAAATAGGLGLLVALALAGFVAFCNATSSARLAARYPESGGTYVYGRERLGPFAGFLAGWGFVVGKTASCAAMALTIGAYLWPGQARLVAVAAVLAVTGVNLRGIAKTATATRILVLVVLGVLALVAVAGATEVSIARIDAPGGSARGVLAAAGLLFFAFAGYARIATLGEEVRDPERTIPRAVPLALGLVLVIYLVLAVIALGVLGPDRLAASAAPLAEVVTAAGLPGLDWVVRAGATVAVTGVLLSLVAGVGRTTLAMARRRDLPAALAAVHPVRRVPHRAELAVAAVVILVVALADVRGAIGFSSVTVLVYYAITNAAALTLGRDRDRRLPVQALAGAGLVGCILLAVNLPLPTVLAGFGVLALGAAWYALRAARR, from the coding sequence GTGGACCAGTTGGCGCGCCGGTTGGGCGTACCCGATGCCGTGGTCATCGGTCTGGGGTCGATGCTCGGCGCGGGGGTCTTCGTGGTCTTCGCCCCGGCAGCGGCGACGGCCGGTGGCCTCGGCCTGCTGGTGGCACTGGCCCTGGCCGGGTTCGTCGCCTTCTGCAACGCGACAAGTTCGGCCCGGCTGGCGGCCCGCTACCCCGAATCCGGCGGCACCTATGTGTACGGCCGGGAACGGCTCGGCCCGTTCGCCGGCTTCCTCGCGGGCTGGGGGTTCGTGGTCGGCAAGACGGCCAGCTGCGCGGCGATGGCACTGACCATCGGGGCGTACCTCTGGCCGGGGCAGGCCCGGCTCGTCGCCGTCGCCGCCGTCCTCGCGGTGACCGGGGTGAACCTGCGCGGCATCGCCAAGACCGCCACCGCTACCCGCATCCTGGTGCTGGTCGTGCTGGGAGTGCTGGCCCTGGTCGCGGTGGCCGGGGCGACCGAGGTCTCCATCGCCCGGATCGACGCCCCCGGCGGCTCCGCCCGGGGCGTCCTAGCCGCCGCCGGCCTGCTCTTCTTCGCCTTCGCCGGGTACGCGCGCATCGCCACCCTCGGCGAGGAGGTACGCGACCCCGAACGCACCATCCCCCGCGCGGTGCCGCTGGCGCTCGGCCTGGTGCTGGTCATCTACCTGGTACTGGCCGTGATCGCCCTCGGGGTGCTCGGTCCGGATCGGCTCGCCGCCTCGGCCGCACCGCTGGCCGAGGTGGTGACCGCCGCCGGGCTGCCCGGCCTGGACTGGGTGGTCCGCGCCGGGGCCACGGTCGCGGTGACCGGGGTGCTGCTGTCCCTGGTGGCCGGGGTCGGGCGTACCACCCTGGCGATGGCCCGCCGCCGCGACCTACCCGCCGCCCTGGCTGCCGTGCACCCCGTACGCCGGGTGCCGCACCGCGCCGAACTGGCCGTGGCAGCCGTGGTGATCCTGGTGGTGGCGCTGGCCGACGTACGGGGCGCGATCGGCTTCTCCAGCGTCACCGTGCTCGTCTACTACGCAATCACCAACGCGGCGGCGTTGACCCTCGGCCGCGACCGCGACCGGCGCCTGCCGGTGCAGGCCCTGGCCGGGGCGGGTCTGGTCGGCTGCATCCTGCTCGCGGTCAACCTGCCGCTGCCGACCGTGCTGGCCGGCTTCGGCGTGCTCGCCCTCGGCGCCGCCTGGTACGCCCTACGCGCAGCACGCCGCTGA
- a CDS encoding phosphatase PAP2 family protein: MPVRPAGWWFDALLLVALVGLTGALAAGWFFGIDRSVADWAEANRPTAAWWTAVILNYLGQGTPLTLIAVGLSVLLARRLRSVRPLLVPVAAFALTYLTIGPLKVWTARPAPSASIKEPFLPPEQTLPLFQEDLPVRFAQSYPSGHVANAIVWYGVIALLLAPLLADLGRRLPRRVVPAIRIVPPAVVLCTTTYLGWHWLSDSVAGLMLGLLLDRILHRVPWDDLPLPGRFRRWDQPFTKPV; the protein is encoded by the coding sequence ATGCCGGTCCGACCGGCCGGCTGGTGGTTCGACGCGCTGCTGCTGGTGGCCCTCGTCGGGCTGACCGGGGCCCTGGCCGCCGGCTGGTTCTTCGGCATCGACCGGTCGGTCGCCGACTGGGCCGAGGCGAATCGGCCGACGGCCGCCTGGTGGACCGCGGTCATCCTCAACTACCTGGGCCAGGGCACCCCGCTGACCCTGATCGCGGTCGGCCTGTCGGTGCTACTGGCCCGCCGACTGCGCTCGGTACGCCCACTGCTGGTTCCGGTGGCGGCCTTCGCGCTGACCTACCTCACCATCGGACCGTTGAAGGTGTGGACGGCCCGACCGGCACCGAGCGCCAGCATCAAGGAACCCTTCCTGCCACCGGAGCAGACCCTCCCGCTGTTCCAGGAGGACCTGCCGGTCCGGTTCGCCCAGTCGTACCCCTCCGGACATGTCGCCAACGCGATCGTCTGGTACGGCGTCATCGCGCTGCTGCTAGCCCCCCTGCTGGCTGACCTGGGCCGGAGGCTGCCGCGCCGGGTGGTGCCGGCGATCCGGATCGTCCCACCGGCCGTGGTGCTGTGCACGACCACCTACCTGGGCTGGCACTGGCTGAGCGACTCGGTGGCCGGGCTGATGCTGGGGCTGCTGCTGGACCGCATCCTGCACCGGGTGCCCTGGGACGACCTGCCGCTGCCGGGCCGGTTCCGGCGTTGGGACCAGCCGTTCACCAAGCCTGTCTAG
- a CDS encoding DUF4032 domain-containing protein — protein sequence MRITSALVDPALLDLPWSTPLEQWPAEHLVALPQGISRHVVRFVRLGGYVYAVKETGERVAEREYDLLRALERIDFPSVQAVAIVADRESEAGEPLDPVLITRHLQFSLPYRALFSHTLRPETMGRLLDALAALLVRMHLTGFFWGDCSLSNTLFRRDAGAFAAYLVDAETGALRSALSNGQRGEDLEIARVNIFGEALDLQAAGLLHDSIDPEVVCEEVVQRYERLWHEITYEQQVEREARHDIEGRIRRLNELGFDVAEVAMSTIGNGRYLIRPKVVDAGYHHRRLLRLTGLDAEENQARKLLNDLDAYRAESDLTDEQQAAHRWLTEVFEPVVRAVPAHLRRKLEPQELFAQIIEHKWLLSERAGRDVGMRHAVQSFLTEELVHRPDEQAVLGVEIPAPR from the coding sequence GTGCGGATCACTTCGGCCCTCGTGGACCCGGCCCTGCTCGACCTGCCCTGGTCGACACCGCTGGAGCAGTGGCCGGCCGAGCATCTGGTCGCCCTGCCGCAGGGCATCTCCCGGCATGTGGTGCGGTTCGTACGACTGGGCGGGTACGTCTACGCGGTCAAGGAGACCGGGGAACGGGTCGCCGAGCGGGAGTACGACCTGCTGCGGGCCCTGGAGCGGATCGACTTCCCCTCCGTGCAGGCGGTGGCGATCGTCGCCGACCGGGAGTCCGAGGCCGGTGAACCCCTCGACCCGGTGCTGATCACCCGGCATCTCCAGTTCTCCCTGCCGTACCGGGCGCTGTTCTCGCACACCCTGCGACCGGAGACCATGGGGCGGCTGCTGGACGCCCTGGCCGCCCTGCTGGTCCGGATGCACCTGACCGGCTTCTTCTGGGGTGACTGCTCACTGTCGAACACCCTGTTCCGGCGGGACGCGGGCGCCTTCGCCGCGTACCTGGTGGACGCCGAGACCGGGGCCCTGCGCAGCGCCCTCTCCAACGGTCAACGTGGTGAGGACCTGGAGATCGCCCGGGTGAACATCTTCGGCGAGGCCCTGGACCTTCAGGCCGCCGGCCTGCTGCACGACTCGATCGACCCGGAGGTGGTCTGCGAGGAGGTGGTGCAGCGGTACGAGCGGCTCTGGCACGAGATCACCTACGAGCAGCAGGTCGAACGGGAGGCCCGGCACGACATCGAGGGGCGGATCCGGCGCCTCAACGAGCTGGGCTTCGACGTGGCCGAGGTGGCCATGTCGACAATCGGCAACGGGCGCTACCTGATCCGACCCAAGGTGGTCGACGCCGGCTACCACCACCGGCGACTACTCCGGTTGACCGGCCTGGACGCCGAGGAGAACCAGGCCCGCAAGCTGCTCAACGACCTGGACGCCTACCGGGCGGAGAGCGACCTGACCGACGAGCAGCAGGCCGCCCACCGCTGGCTGACCGAGGTGTTCGAGCCGGTGGTCCGGGCGGTCCCCGCCCACCTGCGCCGCAAGCTGGAGCCGCAGGAGTTGTTCGCCCAGATCATCGAGCACAAGTGGCTGCTCTCCGAACGGGCCGGTCGGGATGTCGGGATGCGCCACGCGGTGCAGTCCTTCCTCACCGAGGAGCTGGTGCACCGCCCCGACGAGCAGGCCGTCCTCGGCGTGGAGATCCCGGCGCCACGCTGA
- the nagA gene encoding N-acetylglucosamine-6-phosphate deacetylase, which yields MTVRVNGRVVTPSGVVRQGCVEVKGDRISAVAEYPSVRDGHWIVPGFVDIHNHGGGGHTFTTGDADSARAAAAFHLNHGTTSLLAGLVSAPIELMRSATTAFVPLVKQGVLAGIHFEGPYLSAARCGAQNPQFLRDPSLDELTELVELGEGTVRMVTLAPERDGALAAIEMLTGRGVVAAVGHTDATYEQTRAAIAAGASVGTHVFNGMGPVHHREPGPAVALLSSPNVFCELIADGVHLHDGTLTFAISTAGPERCALITDAMAAAGMPDGEYELGGQAVTVTEGVARLAGDGAIAGSTLTMDAALRHAVAAGLSVPEAVRMVSTTPALAIGLGNEVGTLQAGLRADLVELDEDLNVVRVMRAGAWVQ from the coding sequence ATGACCGTACGGGTGAACGGCCGGGTGGTGACCCCGAGCGGGGTGGTCCGACAGGGCTGTGTCGAGGTCAAGGGCGACCGGATCAGCGCGGTGGCCGAGTACCCGTCGGTGCGGGACGGGCACTGGATCGTCCCCGGCTTCGTGGACATCCACAACCACGGCGGGGGCGGGCACACCTTCACCACCGGCGACGCGGACTCCGCCCGGGCCGCCGCCGCCTTCCACCTGAACCACGGCACCACCAGCCTGCTGGCCGGCCTGGTCAGCGCCCCCATCGAGCTGATGCGGTCGGCCACCACCGCCTTCGTCCCGCTGGTCAAGCAGGGGGTGCTTGCCGGCATCCACTTCGAGGGGCCGTACCTGTCCGCCGCCCGCTGCGGGGCCCAGAACCCGCAGTTTCTCCGCGACCCCTCACTCGACGAACTGACCGAGTTGGTCGAGCTGGGCGAGGGGACGGTACGGATGGTCACCCTGGCCCCGGAACGGGACGGGGCCCTGGCCGCCATCGAGATGCTCACCGGGCGCGGGGTGGTGGCCGCGGTCGGGCACACCGACGCGACGTACGAGCAGACCCGCGCCGCCATCGCGGCGGGCGCCAGCGTCGGCACCCACGTGTTCAACGGCATGGGTCCGGTGCACCACCGCGAGCCGGGGCCGGCCGTGGCGTTGTTGAGCTCCCCGAACGTGTTCTGTGAGCTGATCGCCGACGGGGTGCACCTGCACGACGGCACCCTGACCTTCGCCATCTCCACGGCCGGGCCGGAACGCTGCGCCCTGATCACCGACGCGATGGCCGCCGCCGGTATGCCGGACGGCGAGTACGAACTCGGTGGTCAGGCGGTGACCGTCACCGAGGGGGTGGCCCGGCTGGCCGGCGACGGCGCGATCGCCGGCAGCACCCTGACCATGGACGCGGCCCTGCGGCACGCGGTGGCCGCCGGGCTCTCGGTGCCCGAGGCGGTACGCATGGTCTCCACCACCCCGGCGCTCGCCATCGGCCTCGGCAACGAGGTGGGCACCCTTCAGGCCGGTCTCCGTGCCGACCTGGTGGAACTCGACGAGGACCTGAATGTCGTCCGGGTGATGCGGGCGGGCGCCTGGGTGCAGTGA
- a CDS encoding ROK family protein, translated as MRLRDGTVVVALDVGGTGIKCALIRPDGAVVHSERHPTGAHRGAEAVVDTILTVAEGLAATARSAGLTPAALGIVVPGIVDQARGMVLWGANVGFRDVPLRKLAADRLGLPTALGHDVRAGGLAEARLGAGQDTEHLLFVAIGTGIAAAHVVAGTAATGAHGAAGEFGHILIRPGGPPCGCGRSGCLEAIASASAVARRYTDLAPAGPAVITAAEVAQRAAAGEELATRVWREAVEALADGLATGQALFDVETVVLGGGLAQAGPGLFDPLRSALRDRLTFHREPRLVPAALGDQAGCLGAALLALDQLEMS; from the coding sequence GTGAGGCTGCGCGACGGCACTGTCGTCGTCGCGCTGGACGTCGGCGGCACCGGGATCAAATGCGCCCTGATCCGTCCGGACGGGGCCGTCGTGCACAGCGAACGGCATCCCACCGGCGCACACCGTGGGGCCGAGGCCGTGGTCGACACCATCCTGACCGTCGCCGAGGGACTGGCCGCCACCGCACGGTCCGCCGGGCTGACCCCGGCCGCGCTCGGCATCGTGGTGCCCGGAATCGTGGACCAGGCCCGGGGGATGGTCCTCTGGGGGGCGAACGTCGGCTTCCGGGACGTACCGCTGCGGAAGCTGGCCGCCGACCGGCTCGGCCTGCCCACCGCGCTGGGCCACGACGTACGCGCCGGGGGCCTGGCGGAGGCGCGGCTGGGTGCCGGCCAGGACACCGAGCACCTGCTGTTCGTGGCGATCGGCACCGGCATCGCCGCCGCGCACGTGGTCGCCGGTACGGCGGCCACCGGGGCACACGGCGCCGCCGGGGAGTTCGGCCACATCCTGATCCGTCCCGGGGGCCCGCCCTGTGGCTGCGGCCGATCCGGCTGCCTGGAGGCCATCGCCTCCGCCTCGGCGGTGGCCCGCCGCTACACCGACCTGGCCCCCGCCGGACCGGCCGTGATCACCGCCGCCGAGGTGGCCCAGCGGGCAGCCGCCGGTGAGGAACTGGCCACCCGGGTCTGGCGGGAGGCCGTCGAGGCCCTGGCCGACGGACTGGCCACCGGACAGGCCCTGTTCGATGTGGAGACGGTCGTGCTGGGCGGGGGCCTGGCCCAGGCCGGTCCGGGGCTGTTCGACCCCCTGCGTAGCGCGCTGCGTGATCGACTGACCTTCCACCGGGAACCGCGACTGGTCCCGGCCGCTCTCGGTGACCAGGCCGGCTGCCTCGGCGCCGCCCTGCTCGCCCTCGACCAGTTGGAGATGTCATGA
- a CDS encoding SIS domain-containing protein yields the protein MAFVPAEIASQPDCWRQAADLAPRVLDRLPRRGERVAVVGCGTSWFMGMSYAARREAAGHGETDAFQASEFPTGRRYDRLLAITRSGTTTEVLDLLAALRGRMPTTVLVGDPTSPAVSLADAAVTMPFADERAVVQTRFATTALALLRTQLGDNIDALVADAEVAVRAPLPIDPNLIEQVTFLGRGWTIGLALEAALKCREAATFWAEAYPAMDYRHGPISVAAPGRLVWAFGDLPEGLPEDVAATGAAFAHSRTHGVRTVLGRWAAGRTPVDPMADLILAQRFAVALATSRGLDPDAPRHLSRSVVLA from the coding sequence ATGGCGTTCGTTCCCGCGGAGATCGCAAGCCAGCCGGACTGTTGGCGCCAGGCCGCCGACCTGGCCCCCCGGGTCCTCGACCGGCTACCCCGCCGCGGTGAACGGGTCGCCGTCGTCGGCTGCGGCACCTCGTGGTTCATGGGGATGTCGTACGCGGCCCGCCGGGAGGCCGCCGGGCACGGCGAGACGGACGCCTTCCAGGCCAGCGAGTTCCCCACCGGCCGCCGCTACGACCGGCTGCTGGCGATCACCCGCTCCGGCACCACCACCGAGGTCCTCGACCTGCTGGCCGCCCTGCGCGGGCGGATGCCGACCACCGTGCTGGTCGGTGACCCCACCTCCCCGGCGGTGAGCCTGGCCGACGCCGCCGTCACCATGCCCTTCGCGGACGAACGGGCGGTAGTGCAGACCCGCTTCGCCACCACCGCGCTCGCCCTGTTGCGTACCCAGCTCGGCGACAACATCGACGCTCTGGTCGCGGACGCGGAGGTGGCCGTACGTGCCCCGCTGCCGATCGACCCGAACCTGATCGAGCAGGTCACCTTCCTGGGCCGGGGCTGGACCATCGGCCTGGCCCTGGAGGCCGCCCTGAAGTGCCGGGAGGCGGCCACCTTCTGGGCCGAGGCGTACCCGGCCATGGACTACCGGCACGGCCCGATCTCGGTGGCCGCCCCCGGCCGGCTGGTCTGGGCCTTCGGTGACCTGCCCGAGGGCCTCCCCGAGGATGTCGCCGCCACCGGCGCGGCCTTCGCCCACAGCCGCACCCACGGGGTGCGTACCGTGCTGGGCCGCTGGGCCGCCGGACGTACCCCGGTGGACCCGATGGCCGACCTGATCCTGGCGCAACGGTTCGCCGTGGCCCTGGCGACGAGTCGCGGGCTGGACCCGGACGCGCCCCGGCACCTGAGCCGGTCCGTGGTGCTCGCGTGA
- a CDS encoding DeoR/GlpR family DNA-binding transcription regulator: protein MDRYARWNALLEMLTDTGRVTVEEAADRLEVSQATIRRDFDQLAQQQMITRTRGGAVANGVSYDLPLRYKTAKHSAEKQRIGAAAAALVTPGTVVGLNGGTTSTEVARALAVRPDLNTSAEGAQLTVVTNALNIANELLVRSRMKVVVAGGVVRPKSFELVGPLGGALLREVTLDVALLGVDAIDPHLGAAAHHEGEAAMNNLMVARAKRVVIIADSSKLGGHAFARICPIDRVETLVTDSGAASEVVEAFRAAGVHVICA, encoded by the coding sequence GTGGACCGTTACGCGAGATGGAACGCCCTGCTCGAAATGCTGACCGACACCGGTCGGGTCACCGTGGAGGAGGCCGCCGACCGGCTGGAGGTTTCGCAGGCGACCATCCGGCGGGACTTCGATCAGCTGGCCCAGCAGCAGATGATCACCCGTACCCGGGGTGGTGCGGTCGCCAACGGGGTCTCCTACGACCTGCCGCTGCGCTACAAGACCGCCAAGCACTCCGCGGAGAAGCAGCGCATCGGCGCGGCCGCCGCGGCGCTGGTCACTCCGGGCACGGTGGTCGGCCTCAACGGCGGCACCACCAGCACCGAGGTGGCGCGGGCCCTGGCCGTACGTCCGGATCTCAACACCAGTGCCGAGGGCGCCCAGTTGACCGTGGTCACCAACGCCCTCAACATCGCCAACGAGCTGCTGGTCCGCTCCCGGATGAAGGTGGTGGTCGCCGGCGGGGTGGTGCGACCCAAGTCCTTCGAGCTGGTGGGCCCTTTGGGTGGGGCCCTGCTGCGCGAGGTGACCCTGGACGTGGCCCTGCTGGGGGTGGACGCCATCGACCCCCACCTGGGTGCCGCCGCCCATCACGAGGGGGAGGCGGCGATGAACAACCTGATGGTGGCCCGGGCCAAACGAGTGGTGATAATCGCTGACTCCTCCAAACTGGGGGGTCACGCCTTCGCCCGGATCTGTCCGATCGACCGGGTGGAAACCCTGGTCACCGACTCGGGTGCCGCATCCGAGGTGGTCGAGGCCTTCCGCGCCGCCGGGGTCCACGTCATCTGCGCCTGA
- a CDS encoding ABC transporter ATP-binding protein, producing the protein MPAVLEIEGLRKTYRSRRRGTRNALDGFDMRVEAGEVHGFLGPNGSGKTTTLRTLLGLIRSDGGRMSILGQEVPAALPQVARQVGAIVESPQFFPNFTARDTLSLLAGAGEVPAQRVDEVLELVGLRDRAGERVKTYSLGMKQRLAVASALLKNPRLLILDEPANGLDPGGIREMRTLVRNLTESGMTVLLSSHILGEIQLICDSVTIISLGRRVAFGPVDEVLAQHSSGGIRVRLEAVMDLPLAANALHGNGYRVTANPDHLMVSGVDKPATITRLLAEHGLYVSELAPVTVDLESVFLELTNTAPVPGQHRQVDQSVQVDGAAPSAPTGGGWGA; encoded by the coding sequence TTGCCAGCTGTCCTGGAAATCGAAGGTCTACGAAAGACGTACCGGAGCCGACGACGTGGCACCCGCAACGCCCTGGACGGCTTTGACATGCGGGTCGAAGCCGGCGAGGTGCACGGCTTCCTGGGCCCCAACGGGTCCGGAAAGACCACCACTCTGCGTACCCTGCTCGGGCTCATCCGCTCCGACGGTGGCCGGATGTCCATCCTCGGCCAGGAGGTGCCGGCGGCGCTGCCCCAGGTAGCCCGGCAGGTCGGCGCGATCGTGGAGAGCCCGCAGTTCTTCCCGAACTTCACCGCCCGCGACACCCTGTCCCTGCTGGCCGGCGCCGGCGAGGTGCCCGCCCAGCGGGTCGACGAGGTGCTGGAACTGGTCGGCCTGCGCGATCGGGCCGGCGAGCGGGTCAAGACGTACTCGCTCGGCATGAAGCAGCGCCTGGCGGTCGCCTCCGCCCTGCTGAAGAACCCCCGGCTGCTGATCCTGGACGAGCCGGCCAACGGCCTGGACCCGGGCGGCATCCGGGAGATGCGTACCTTGGTGCGCAACCTGACCGAGTCGGGGATGACCGTGCTGCTCTCCAGCCACATCCTCGGTGAGATCCAGCTGATCTGTGACTCGGTCACCATCATCTCGCTGGGCCGCCGGGTGGCCTTCGGCCCGGTCGACGAGGTGCTGGCCCAGCACTCCTCCGGCGGAATCCGGGTCCGGCTGGAAGCCGTGATGGACCTGCCGCTGGCCGCCAACGCCCTGCACGGCAACGGTTACCGGGTGACCGCGAACCCGGACCATCTGATGGTCTCCGGGGTGGACAAGCCGGCCACGATCACCCGGCTGCTGGCCGAACACGGCCTCTACGTCAGCGAACTCGCCCCGGTCACGGTGGACCTGGAGAGCGTCTTCCTCGAGCTGACCAACACCGCGCCGGTCCCCGGCCAGCACCGGCAGGTCGACCAGTCCGTACAAGTCGATGGGGCGGCACCGTCCGCACCCACCGGGGGAGGTTGGGGCGCGTGA
- a CDS encoding ABC transporter permease subunit, translating to MSLFRTELRRLAKRRFARWTTVGGLLVLGLIVVGLLLTNEKIGPEQWAEARRAADQQYQEQVRWADQERANCERAKAAGENVDDYPADCATIAPPERESYQEEWYLPSTFIFKTNVPDMLVTLAAILGMVGYVVGASFIGAEWNSGGMMNLLLWRPKRLTVLLTKLGALLTGMLALAVPATAVWFGLLWLIANWRGTTEGVTSGVWQSFLLTGLRGIVLVLVAATVGFALASLGRHTAMALGGAVAVMVVGQTGLTIMLELAQVRFADAWLWPTYLYAWMAKSTTLTDWRSCDASYTGECQPATMDITMQHSSILFTVAVVVFLGGALWTLRRRDIT from the coding sequence GTGAGTCTCTTCCGTACCGAGCTGCGCCGGCTGGCCAAGCGGCGCTTCGCCCGCTGGACGACCGTGGGTGGCCTGCTGGTGCTGGGCCTGATCGTGGTGGGCCTGCTCCTGACCAACGAGAAGATCGGTCCCGAACAGTGGGCCGAAGCCCGTCGGGCCGCCGACCAGCAGTACCAGGAGCAGGTGCGGTGGGCCGATCAGGAGCGCGCCAACTGTGAGCGCGCGAAGGCGGCCGGCGAGAACGTCGACGACTACCCGGCCGACTGCGCGACGATCGCCCCGCCGGAACGGGAGAGCTACCAGGAGGAGTGGTACCTCCCGTCGACCTTCATCTTCAAGACCAACGTTCCGGACATGCTGGTCACCCTCGCGGCGATCCTGGGCATGGTCGGTTACGTGGTGGGGGCCTCCTTCATCGGCGCCGAGTGGAACAGCGGCGGAATGATGAACCTGCTGCTGTGGCGACCGAAACGGCTGACCGTTCTGTTGACCAAGCTGGGCGCGTTGCTCACCGGCATGCTGGCCCTGGCGGTGCCGGCCACCGCGGTGTGGTTCGGCCTGCTCTGGCTGATCGCCAACTGGCGCGGGACCACCGAGGGGGTGACTTCCGGGGTCTGGCAGTCCTTCCTGCTCACCGGGTTGCGCGGGATCGTGTTGGTGCTGGTCGCGGCGACCGTGGGCTTCGCCCTGGCCTCACTGGGCCGGCACACCGCGATGGCACTGGGCGGGGCGGTGGCGGTCATGGTGGTCGGCCAGACCGGGCTGACCATCATGCTGGAACTGGCCCAGGTCCGGTTCGCCGACGCCTGGCTGTGGCCCACCTACCTGTACGCCTGGATGGCCAAGAGCACGACTCTCACCGACTGGCGATCCTGTGACGCCTCCTACACCGGTGAGTGCCAGCCGGCCACCATGGACATCACCATGCAGCACTCGTCGATCCTGTTCACGGTCGCGGTGGTGGTGTTCCTCGGCGGGGCCCTCTGGACGCTGCGTCGGCGCGACATCACCTGA
- a CDS encoding DUF3263 domain-containing protein, with protein sequence MPPADATPTAQSPEARVPTGPDSGAVPLPRSAPEAESAPTAAAEASTTEAGAPTVAAGPESVGALGEREQEILAFERQWWRHAGAKEQAIRDRFGLSATRYYQLLNALLDNPAALAADPVLVGRLRRLRASRARSRRR encoded by the coding sequence TTGCCGCCCGCCGACGCCACCCCGACAGCCCAGAGCCCCGAGGCCCGGGTGCCGACCGGCCCGGACTCCGGGGCGGTGCCGCTGCCGCGTTCCGCACCCGAAGCCGAGTCCGCACCGACCGCCGCTGCCGAAGCCTCGACCACGGAAGCCGGAGCACCGACCGTCGCTGCGGGCCCGGAGTCGGTTGGTGCCCTCGGCGAGCGGGAGCAGGAGATCCTCGCCTTCGAACGGCAGTGGTGGCGGCACGCCGGCGCCAAGGAACAGGCGATCCGGGATCGTTTCGGGCTCTCCGCCACCCGCTACTACCAGTTGCTCAACGCCCTGCTGGACAATCCGGCGGCGCTGGCCGCCGACCCGGTGCTGGTCGGCCGACTGCGCCGGCTGCGCGCCTCCCGGGCCCGGAGCCGCCGCCGCTGA